The Alosa sapidissima isolate fAloSap1 chromosome 5, fAloSap1.pri, whole genome shotgun sequence genome has a window encoding:
- the LOC121708793 gene encoding fMet-Leu-Phe receptor-like, with the protein MAPNISLLQPQINSSFENDQTTVDIYDFIVNIEILFCFITVILGTVGNALVIWVAGISLRAKVTYVWLVNLATADFIFCLTRAFSLAQKYQGKWSFGVFLCKFNGFFKYTNMFCSVFLLAVISLDRALCVLQPVFIKQHRTVCAARLVSVVVWVVASVMSAPYFIHWHVYPDKKNHRCGLKGDDGNAAKMALIVIRLLCGFFLPFVVILLCSVLAGVGIRRTQLRGKSRPLRMLVTLVAAFFLCWAPYHCFRLAKVIDSKNRPIKVGLALTKSLAYFNSCVNPVLYFCMGIKQGWLRRIRNAAYHPAVCGSTTKNSTCL; encoded by the exons ATGGCCCCCAACATTTCACTCCTACAGCCTCAGATCAATTCCTCCTTTGAAAATGATCAGACAACAGTGGATATCTATGACTTTATAGTTAACATCGAAATCCTGTTCTGCTTCATCACTGTCATCCTGGGAACCGTTGGCAACGCCCTGGTCATTTGGGTGGCTGGCATCAGCCTACGGGCCAAAGTCACTTATGTCTGGCTAGTGAATCTGGCCACTGCCGACTTCATCTTCTGCCTGACCCGCGCCTTCTCACTGGCCCAGAAGTACCAAGGCAAATGGTCATTCGGCGTCTTCCTCTGCAAGTTCAACGGCTTCTTCAAGTACACCAACATGTTCTGCAGCGTCTTCCTGCTGGCAGTCATTAGTTTGGACCGGGCGCTGTGCGTGTTGCAGCCCGTCTTCATTAAACAGCACCGTACCGTCTGTGCTGCGCGGCTGGTCAGTGTTGTGGTGTGGGTAGTGGCGTCGGTCATGAGCGCACCGTACTTCATCCATTGGCATGTCtaccctgacaaaaaaaatcacaggtgtGGCTTGAAG GGAGACGATGGGAATGCCGCCAAGATGGCTCTCATCGTCATCCGCCTCTTGTGCGGTTTCTTCCTCCCGTTCGTAGTCATCCTGTTGTGTTCCGTGCTAGCAGGCGTAGGAATCCGGCGTACACAGCTGAGGGGAAAGTCCCGTCCCTTGCGGATGCTCGTCACCCTGGTCGCTGCCTTCTTCCTGTGCTGGGCACCCTACCACTGCTTCCGGCTGGCCAAGGTGATCGACAGTAAGAACCGCCCCATCAAAGTGGGTCTGGCACTGACCAAGAGCCTGGCTTACTTCAACAGCTGTGTCAACCCTGTGCTGTACTTCTGCATGGGTATTAAACAAGGCTGGCTGCGGCGGATCAGAAATGCTGCTTACCACCCTGCTGTCTGTGGTAGCACCACAAAAAACTCTACCTGTCTGTAG